The DNA segment CCGTGCTGCAGGAACCCGCCGCCGTCGCGCTGCCATTCCCAGTACCCGTCCGGTTCGCCGTCCCGGTATGAGCCCTCCGCTTTCAGCTGGCCTGTCCTGAAGTAAAACCGCCACGGACCCTGCCGCATTCCGTTGCCATAGGAGCCCTCGCCGGAAAGGGTTCCATCCTTGAAGAGTTCGGTTCCGGGGCCGTCCGGCGGTGTGTGGGTGCTGGGGTCGGTCGACATGTGTCCCAGCCTACGTCGGTGCGTGTAGACCGTCCGGAACAATTGCGCATACGGTTTACAGGTGCAAACCAATGTGACACCAGCAATGTGGGCTACCTTCGCCGTTTTCGGCCTGAACGGTCTGGTCTTTGCCAGCTGGGCCGCCCGCATCCCTGCCGCGTCCTCAACGCTCGGTCTCAGCGACGGCCAAACCGGTTCCCTCCTGTTGGCGGCGGCCGCCGGTTCGGTGCTCGCGCTGCCGCTGGCAGGAAGTATCGCCGGTCGCGTAGGGGTTGCGAACACGGTCCGGATCGGC comes from the Arthrobacter sp. CAN_C5 genome and includes:
- a CDS encoding toxin-antitoxin system YwqK family antitoxin, which encodes MSTDPSTHTPPDGPGTELFKDGTLSGEGSYGNGMRQGPWRFYFRTGQLKAEGSYRDGEPDGYWEWQRDGGGFLQHGAFVDGKQDGEWQRYHSTGAILDHGWYSKGKKTGEWVTYGPDGVETRRKMYR